One window of Hymenobacter sp. BRD128 genomic DNA carries:
- a CDS encoding efflux RND transporter periplasmic adaptor subunit, whose protein sequence is MPFRLLIAGLLAAPVVSLTACGGDKKAELPTNTKDTESTYRTDTVKSRNLAQDLRFTGKVSYDQRRVDQVFPVVSGNVLAVNAALGTHVTQGQALATVQSADVSGYLNDYNAAKSDYALAKRTADNTEQLYKTNFASQQDLIAAREGLTKAQSALNRTQQILKLYGASSSGTAKPVYQVKAPVSGYVVSRNINPNMQLRPDNSTPLFTISDLSRVWILLNIYETDIEAVKIGAKVNINALAYPDKQFTGTITNISNVVDADTRVLQARVELPNPNGLLKPDMFCTVSLHLEDSGEGLAVNPKAVIFSQDKYFVVKQAGPGKYRVVPVQVVRSTSQYTYVKGDLKNGDQVVTEGSLLLFNDLTD, encoded by the coding sequence ATGCCCTTTCGCCTGCTTATCGCGGGCCTGCTGGCTGCCCCGGTCGTGAGCCTGACTGCCTGCGGCGGCGACAAAAAAGCCGAGCTGCCTACCAATACCAAAGACACCGAATCGACTTATCGCACCGACACCGTGAAGAGCCGCAATCTGGCTCAGGACCTGCGATTTACGGGTAAAGTGAGCTACGACCAGCGCCGCGTAGACCAGGTGTTTCCGGTAGTTTCGGGCAACGTGCTGGCCGTGAATGCTGCCCTCGGCACGCACGTAACGCAGGGCCAAGCCCTGGCCACGGTGCAAAGCGCCGACGTCAGTGGCTACCTCAACGATTATAACGCCGCCAAGAGCGACTACGCGCTGGCCAAGCGCACGGCCGACAACACCGAGCAGCTGTATAAAACCAACTTCGCCTCGCAGCAAGACCTTATCGCGGCTCGCGAAGGACTAACGAAAGCGCAGTCGGCCCTCAACCGTACCCAGCAGATTCTCAAGCTTTACGGGGCTAGCAGCAGTGGCACGGCCAAGCCCGTGTACCAGGTGAAAGCGCCGGTGAGCGGCTACGTGGTGTCCCGCAATATCAACCCCAACATGCAGCTGCGCCCCGATAACTCGACGCCGCTCTTCACCATCTCGGACCTGAGCCGGGTGTGGATTTTGCTCAATATCTACGAAACGGATATTGAGGCGGTGAAAATAGGGGCAAAGGTGAATATCAATGCCTTAGCTTATCCCGACAAGCAATTTACGGGTACTATCACCAATATCTCCAACGTAGTTGATGCCGATACGCGCGTGCTGCAAGCCCGCGTAGAGCTACCCAACCCCAACGGCTTGCTCAAGCCCGACATGTTCTGCACCGTGAGCCTGCACCTTGAAGACTCGGGCGAAGGGCTGGCCGTCAATCCTAAGGCGGTGATTTTCAGCCAAGACAAGTACTTTGTGGTGAAGCAGGCCGGCCCCGGCAAATACCGCGTGGTGCCGGTGCAGGTAGTGCGCTCTACTTCGCAGTACACCTACGTGAAGGGCGACCTGAAAAATGGGGACCAGGTGGTAACCGAAGGTAGCCTGCTGCTTTTCAATGATTTGACGGACTAG
- a CDS encoding TlpA disulfide reductase family protein, whose amino-acid sequence MNNYLLGLLLVPGLALAQTQTTATYPYLIKGKIGQLNAPAKVYLLTGIQPTDSATLRQGRFEFKGSTPFPQSATLVLERQGRLQSGWQKKMLGGKMATVYVESPDRIHLFLAPGPVAVTSADSMRTARLTGGPLTADYLRLNEVIKPIAKKVNSSKSQAEFDAISKEYAQAYLNFVKAHPTSWVSLEALQYARQMNSPQYAEVAPLYAALTPAQRASPPGKFYGEMLAGLKATAIGAQAPAFTQTTPDGKQVSLVDYRGKYVLVDFWASWCTPCRAENPNVLKAYEAFKGRNFEVLGVSLDDEKGREKWVKAIADDHMPWTQVSELRGFDGTTAQQYGIKSIPQNFLIDPSGRIVASNLRGDDIQATLARFIK is encoded by the coding sequence ATGAACAATTACTTACTCGGCTTGCTGCTGGTTCCCGGCCTGGCCCTGGCTCAAACCCAGACTACGGCCACTTATCCCTACCTGATAAAGGGCAAAATCGGTCAGCTCAATGCGCCCGCTAAGGTGTACTTACTGACGGGCATACAACCGACCGACTCAGCCACGCTGCGGCAGGGCCGGTTTGAGTTTAAGGGCAGTACCCCTTTTCCGCAGTCGGCCACCCTGGTGCTGGAGCGTCAGGGCCGGCTGCAATCGGGCTGGCAGAAAAAGATGTTAGGGGGCAAAATGGCAACGGTATACGTCGAGTCGCCTGACCGCATCCACTTGTTTCTAGCGCCTGGCCCAGTGGCAGTTACCAGCGCTGATTCGATGCGCACCGCCCGCCTCACCGGCGGCCCGCTCACGGCCGACTACCTGCGCCTAAATGAGGTAATTAAGCCAATAGCTAAGAAGGTGAATAGTAGTAAGTCGCAAGCGGAATTTGATGCTATCAGCAAGGAATATGCGCAAGCCTACCTGAATTTTGTCAAGGCGCACCCTACCTCTTGGGTAAGCCTGGAAGCTTTGCAGTATGCGCGCCAGATGAATTCGCCCCAGTATGCGGAGGTGGCACCCCTGTATGCGGCCCTCACCCCAGCCCAGCGTGCCAGTCCGCCCGGCAAGTTCTACGGCGAGATGCTAGCCGGGCTCAAAGCCACTGCTATTGGTGCGCAGGCGCCCGCCTTCACCCAAACCACGCCCGACGGCAAGCAAGTGTCGCTGGTCGACTACCGAGGTAAGTATGTGCTGGTCGATTTTTGGGCGAGCTGGTGCACGCCCTGCCGCGCCGAAAATCCCAACGTGCTCAAAGCCTACGAAGCCTTTAAGGGGCGCAACTTTGAAGTGCTGGGCGTGTCGCTCGATGACGAAAAAGGCCGCGAAAAATGGGTGAAAGCCATCGCCGACGACCACATGCCTTGGACGCAGGTATCGGAACTACGCGGCTTCGACGGCACCACGGCTCAGCAATACGGCATAAAGTCCATTCCGCAGAACTTCCTTATCGACCCTAGCGGTAGAATCGTAGCCAGCAACCTGCGTGGCGACGATATTCAGGCTACTTTGGCGCGCTTTATCAAGTAG
- a CDS encoding efflux RND transporter permease subunit: MNKFIKGIIGFSLRHPYIVFFITALVVVAGAVSFYYTPVEAYPDVTNTEVVIITQWPGRSAEEVERFISIPIETEMNSISRKTVIRSINLFGLSFIKIVFEDGTDNFNARMEAAQKLANVNLPDGVTPGVQPPTGPTGEIYRFTLTSKTKTATELKTLEDWVIEKNLKAVPGVGDVVSFGGKVKTYEVAVTPPLLSKYGLTALDVFQALQRANVNVGGDIVREGQQAFVVRGIGIVKNVADIEKIIIKNVNGVPVLVRNIANVHTSNLPQLGIVGRDDHDDVVEGIVLMRKGENPGAVLPLLEAKVEYLNTTVLPGDVKIKVFYDRTELNEHTLHTVGENVAMGITLVTVILLIFLADWRTTVTVAMVIPLALLFAFILMRWKGMTANLLSIGAIDFGIIIDGAVVMVEGLFVMLAHWAEHEGMENFNKRAKLSKILHTGTEMGKSIFTSKLIIVTALIPIFSFQKVEGKLFSPLAYTLGFALLGALLLALTLVPVLSSILLRKNVRERHNPLIEFLNRNYAPLLDKVMGNPRTAMLTALIALLTGIGAFHFVGTEFLPHLNEGSIYVRASMPLSISLEDSYHFTKQFRQDFEQFPEVRGVISQTGRPNDGTDATGFFNNEFFVDLYPAEQWKRKITKDELIAEMQHKLAHYRGIDFNFSQPISDNVEEAVSGVKGSMAVKITGDDLNFLDKKADEVYAQLKKVKGVEDLGIFRNLGQPELHITLDPDKMAQFGVSAADANAVIEMAIGGKAVSQVFEGERKFDLRLRYDQPYRSTLDEIGDLTVPNLSGGKIKLQEIAKIENVAGPAFIYRENNARFIAIKFSVRGRDLGSTIAEAQKLVAANVKLPKGYTTGWNGEFENQERAQRQLSIVVPISILAIFFILFISFGNVLDSVLVLLNVPFALIGGIAALLLTGVNFSISAGVGFIALFGVATQDGVILVNKFRQNMREGMPLVQAIKDGARSRLRPVMMTALMASLGLLPAALSHGIGSETQKPLAIVVIGGLITATLLSLLILPAVYEWVYSSKQERERHK, encoded by the coding sequence ATGAATAAATTCATCAAAGGTATCATCGGCTTTTCGCTGAGGCACCCCTACATCGTGTTCTTTATCACTGCGCTGGTGGTGGTAGCGGGAGCGGTGAGCTTCTATTACACGCCGGTTGAAGCCTATCCGGATGTAACTAATACGGAAGTAGTTATTATTACGCAGTGGCCCGGCCGCTCGGCCGAGGAAGTGGAGCGCTTCATCTCCATCCCGATTGAGACGGAGATGAACTCGATAAGCCGCAAAACGGTGATTCGCAGCATCAACCTCTTCGGGCTGTCATTTATCAAAATCGTATTTGAGGACGGTACCGACAACTTCAACGCCCGCATGGAGGCGGCCCAGAAGCTAGCCAACGTGAACCTGCCCGATGGCGTGACTCCCGGCGTGCAGCCACCTACCGGCCCCACCGGCGAGATTTACCGCTTTACTCTGACCTCGAAAACAAAGACAGCTACCGAGCTCAAAACACTGGAAGACTGGGTAATCGAAAAAAACCTGAAGGCCGTGCCCGGCGTGGGCGACGTGGTAAGCTTCGGCGGCAAGGTGAAAACCTATGAAGTAGCCGTGACGCCCCCGCTGCTCAGCAAGTACGGCCTCACGGCGCTCGACGTGTTTCAGGCGCTGCAACGCGCCAACGTGAACGTGGGTGGCGACATTGTGCGCGAAGGCCAGCAGGCGTTCGTAGTGCGCGGTATCGGCATTGTGAAGAATGTGGCTGATATCGAGAAGATTATCATCAAGAATGTGAACGGCGTGCCGGTGCTGGTGCGCAATATTGCTAATGTGCACACCTCCAACCTGCCGCAGCTTGGCATTGTGGGGCGCGACGACCACGACGATGTGGTAGAAGGTATCGTGCTCATGCGCAAGGGCGAAAACCCCGGCGCCGTGCTGCCGCTGCTCGAAGCCAAGGTAGAATACCTGAACACCACGGTGCTGCCCGGCGACGTGAAAATCAAGGTTTTCTACGACCGCACCGAGCTCAATGAGCACACGCTGCACACGGTCGGCGAAAACGTGGCGATGGGTATTACCCTGGTAACCGTCATTCTGCTCATCTTTCTGGCTGACTGGCGCACGACGGTTACGGTAGCGATGGTCATTCCGCTAGCCCTACTCTTCGCCTTTATTCTGATGCGCTGGAAAGGCATGACCGCCAATTTGTTGAGTATTGGCGCTATTGACTTCGGCATCATTATCGACGGCGCGGTGGTAATGGTGGAAGGCCTCTTCGTGATGCTGGCCCACTGGGCCGAGCACGAGGGCATGGAGAACTTCAACAAGCGGGCGAAGCTGAGCAAAATCCTGCACACGGGTACGGAGATGGGTAAGTCAATCTTTACTTCCAAGCTCATCATTGTCACGGCCCTAATTCCGATTTTCTCGTTTCAGAAAGTAGAAGGCAAGCTGTTTTCGCCGCTAGCCTACACGCTGGGTTTTGCCTTGCTGGGCGCGCTGTTGTTGGCGCTTACCCTGGTGCCGGTACTGTCGTCGATTTTGCTGCGCAAAAACGTGCGCGAGCGGCACAACCCTCTCATCGAGTTTCTGAACCGTAACTACGCGCCCTTGCTCGACAAGGTGATGGGCAACCCGCGTACGGCTATGCTCACGGCCCTAATAGCGCTGCTAACGGGGATTGGCGCCTTTCACTTCGTCGGTACCGAGTTTTTGCCGCACCTCAACGAGGGCTCCATCTACGTGCGTGCTTCGATGCCGCTGAGTATCAGCCTCGAAGACTCGTACCACTTTACGAAGCAGTTTCGGCAAGACTTTGAGCAGTTTCCGGAGGTGCGCGGCGTGATTTCGCAGACCGGCCGCCCCAATGACGGCACTGATGCCACGGGCTTCTTCAACAACGAGTTTTTCGTGGACCTGTACCCGGCCGAGCAGTGGAAGCGGAAAATCACGAAGGACGAGCTCATTGCCGAGATGCAGCACAAGCTGGCCCACTACCGGGGCATTGACTTTAACTTCTCGCAACCGATTTCTGACAACGTAGAAGAAGCCGTGTCGGGCGTGAAAGGCTCGATGGCCGTAAAAATCACCGGCGACGACCTCAACTTCCTGGATAAAAAGGCTGACGAAGTATACGCCCAGCTCAAAAAGGTGAAGGGCGTCGAAGACCTCGGCATTTTCCGCAACCTGGGCCAGCCCGAGCTGCACATTACTCTCGACCCCGATAAGATGGCGCAGTTTGGGGTGAGCGCGGCCGATGCCAACGCCGTGATTGAAATGGCCATTGGCGGCAAGGCCGTAAGCCAGGTGTTTGAGGGCGAGCGCAAGTTTGACCTGCGCCTGCGCTACGACCAGCCCTACCGCTCGACGCTCGATGAGATTGGTGACCTGACGGTGCCTAACCTGAGCGGCGGCAAAATCAAGCTCCAGGAAATTGCTAAGATTGAAAACGTGGCCGGCCCGGCCTTCATCTACCGCGAAAACAACGCGCGCTTCATTGCCATTAAGTTTTCGGTGCGGGGCCGCGATTTAGGTAGCACTATCGCGGAAGCCCAAAAGCTGGTTGCGGCCAATGTGAAGCTCCCAAAGGGCTATACCACGGGGTGGAATGGTGAATTTGAAAACCAGGAACGGGCTCAGCGTCAGCTTTCTATCGTAGTGCCCATTAGTATTCTGGCCATCTTCTTCATCCTGTTTATTTCTTTCGGCAACGTGCTGGATTCGGTGCTGGTATTGCTGAACGTACCATTTGCCCTCATCGGCGGCATTGCCGCGCTGCTGCTCACGGGCGTCAATTTCTCTATTTCGGCCGGGGTAGGCTTCATTGCCCTCTTCGGGGTAGCTACCCAGGACGGCGTAATTCTGGTTAATAAATTCCGCCAGAATATGCGAGAGGGTATGCCCCTGGTTCAGGCCATCAAAGATGGCGCCCGTTCGCGACTGCGCCCGGTTATGATGACGGCCCTTATGGCTTCGCTCGGCTTGCTGCCCGCGGCCCTTAGCCACGGTATTGGCTCCGAAACCCAGAAGCCGCTGGCCATTGTCGTTATCGGCGGTCTCATCACGGCTACATTACTATCGCTCTTGATTTTACCAGCCGTGTACGAGTGGGTATACAGCAGCAAGCAAGAACGTGAACGCCACAAGTAA
- a CDS encoding tetratricopeptide repeat protein: MTAPGRLQQLLAFYEADPTDAFTIYALATEYRASEPLRAWEFYEKLLTEHPDYVGTYYHAGKLLEGFGKKDEAEQVYRKGLVVSRKAGQLHAASEIQQALNSCLGLDYEDD; the protein is encoded by the coding sequence ATGACTGCCCCCGGCCGCTTACAACAGTTGTTAGCTTTTTATGAAGCCGACCCCACCGATGCCTTCACAATTTACGCCCTAGCCACCGAGTACCGGGCCAGCGAGCCCCTGCGCGCCTGGGAGTTTTACGAGAAGCTCCTCACCGAGCACCCCGACTACGTGGGCACCTACTACCACGCCGGCAAGCTGCTCGAAGGCTTCGGCAAAAAAGACGAGGCCGAGCAGGTGTACCGCAAAGGCTTGGTAGTGAGTCGTAAAGCCGGCCAGCTGCACGCCGCCAGCGAAATTCAGCAGGCGCTGAACAGCTGCCTGGGCCTCGACTACGAAGACGACTAG
- a CDS encoding ATP-binding protein translates to MLTAPRYSFLYRVTIRNRLTWLFVGVVAVLLFGVLALIFVLQSTSSQREFRQRLRERAQITGYIYLEKDEMRASAFRDFEKKYLQSLSNEILQVYDATGRVRFVAEDERVRLPDAILARIVTNKEYYFQLGQRQAAGLFYQDNQGDYIIVAAAENVYGKHRLQSLATIMGVIFVVSLVVIYVLGRGFAGRALAPIAALNDQVDRITAQDLHQRVNEGHLRTSERDDLTRLARTFNRLLGRLEASFEGQRTFVRNASHELRTPLTASIGELQVLLARERSPESYREGAASVLGELQQLKTLINNLLDMAQAEGSVPLADEVRLDELLWEVREGVIPAQRARVQVDLGDLAELPDDPAAFIVAGHRGLLVRALSNLVDNALKYSADDQKVLLSLRCQAGEGCVVRVADAGVGITPDDLAQVFQPFFRSAAARGVVGHGVGLPLAQRITLLHGGTLTLRSELGRGTVAELRFGTADFRD, encoded by the coding sequence ATGCTTACGGCGCCTCGCTATTCCTTCCTGTACCGCGTAACGATTCGCAACCGCCTGACCTGGCTGTTTGTGGGCGTGGTGGCCGTGCTGCTGTTTGGGGTGCTGGCCCTGATTTTTGTATTGCAGTCTACTTCCTCGCAGCGCGAGTTTCGGCAGCGGCTGCGCGAGCGGGCGCAGATAACCGGCTACATCTACCTCGAAAAAGACGAGATGCGGGCCAGCGCCTTTCGCGATTTTGAGAAGAAATATCTTCAGTCGCTCAGCAACGAGATTTTGCAGGTGTACGATGCCACGGGCCGGGTCCGTTTCGTGGCCGAAGACGAGCGCGTGCGCCTCCCCGATGCCATTTTGGCGCGCATTGTGACCAATAAGGAATATTATTTCCAGCTCGGCCAGCGGCAGGCCGCGGGGTTATTTTACCAGGATAACCAAGGCGATTACATCATCGTGGCGGCGGCCGAAAACGTGTATGGCAAGCACCGGCTGCAAAGTCTGGCTACCATTATGGGCGTGATTTTCGTGGTGAGTCTGGTCGTGATTTACGTCCTGGGCCGGGGCTTTGCCGGCCGGGCGTTGGCTCCCATCGCGGCCCTCAACGACCAGGTAGACCGCATCACGGCTCAGGACCTGCACCAGCGCGTAAACGAAGGCCATTTGCGCACCAGCGAGCGCGACGACCTCACGCGCTTGGCCCGCACCTTCAACCGGCTACTTGGGCGGCTCGAAGCCAGCTTCGAGGGCCAGCGCACGTTTGTGCGCAACGCCTCGCACGAACTGCGCACGCCGCTCACCGCCAGCATCGGCGAGCTGCAGGTGCTGCTGGCCCGCGAGCGCTCGCCCGAGTCTTACCGCGAAGGCGCCGCCTCCGTACTGGGTGAGCTGCAACAGCTCAAAACCTTGATTAATAACTTGCTGGATATGGCGCAGGCCGAGGGTAGTGTGCCCCTCGCCGACGAGGTGCGCCTCGACGAGCTGTTGTGGGAAGTGCGCGAGGGTGTCATCCCGGCGCAGCGAGCGCGGGTGCAGGTAGACCTCGGCGACCTGGCCGAGCTACCCGACGACCCCGCCGCTTTTATTGTTGCGGGGCACCGGGGCTTGCTAGTTCGCGCCCTAAGCAACCTCGTGGACAATGCCCTGAAGTACTCGGCCGATGACCAAAAGGTGCTGCTCAGCCTGCGCTGCCAGGCCGGTGAAGGCTGCGTGGTGCGCGTGGCCGATGCGGGTGTAGGTATTACGCCCGACGACTTGGCGCAGGTATTTCAGCCGTTTTTTCGGTCGGCGGCGGCGCGTGGGGTGGTAGGGCACGGCGTGGGGCTGCCGCTAGCCCAGCGCATCACGTTGTTGCACGGCGGCACGCTCACGCTGCGCTCCGAGCTAGGCCGCGGCACAGTAGCCGAGCTGAGATTTGGTACGGCAGATTTTAGGGACTAA
- a CDS encoding TolC family protein, translated as MAQIQQLLDISGRRSKLVQLSRTGVAVQQAAFEDLLRQSRFQLVQSFYNVAAERRKLNFTEQERTQLGRLLAAYRERLRLGVVASYEVTRLELEQQSLERDRADLLNQLTQDQSTLRVLLAAGGSVFVSPEGVGFLPAAPATVPTLADLETQAYALRPDLRAATQQTTYTEQNLAVQRSLAVPKLMVGADYASQGNTYVHYFGLQTAIDMPVFNRNQGNIQAAKIGIQQSGFALNGVRLQVEQDVTGAYQQLERAIALRRSITPDYLARTANVSRDAVADYNRRLIDLVSFIDKFRAYKEAQLGLIDISSRLLQAEQQVNFATNAKVF; from the coding sequence GTGGCTCAGATTCAGCAGCTGCTCGACATCTCTGGGCGGCGCAGCAAGCTGGTGCAGCTCTCGCGCACCGGGGTAGCGGTGCAGCAAGCAGCGTTTGAGGACCTGCTGCGGCAATCGCGCTTTCAGCTCGTGCAGTCGTTCTATAACGTAGCGGCTGAGCGGCGCAAGCTCAATTTCACCGAGCAGGAGCGTACCCAGCTGGGCCGCCTGCTGGCCGCCTACCGCGAGCGCCTGCGGCTAGGGGTGGTAGCCTCGTATGAGGTGACGCGCCTCGAGCTGGAACAGCAAAGCTTGGAGCGCGACCGCGCCGACCTGCTGAACCAGCTCACGCAGGACCAATCCACCCTGCGCGTGCTGCTGGCTGCGGGGGGTAGCGTATTTGTATCGCCTGAAGGGGTTGGGTTTCTGCCGGCCGCGCCGGCTACCGTGCCGACCCTGGCCGACCTCGAAACCCAGGCCTACGCCCTGCGCCCCGACCTGCGCGCCGCCACCCAGCAAACCACTTATACCGAGCAAAACCTGGCCGTGCAGCGCTCGCTGGCCGTGCCCAAGCTGATGGTGGGCGCCGACTACGCCAGCCAGGGCAATACCTACGTGCACTATTTCGGCCTACAAACGGCCATCGATATGCCGGTTTTCAACCGTAATCAGGGTAATATCCAAGCGGCTAAAATCGGGATTCAGCAGTCGGGCTTTGCCCTGAACGGGGTGCGCCTGCAAGTAGAGCAGGATGTGACCGGCGCTTACCAGCAGCTGGAGCGGGCCATTGCACTGCGCCGAAGCATCACGCCCGACTATCTGGCCCGCACTGCCAATGTGAGCCGCGACGCCGTAGCCGACTACAATCGCCGCCTTATCGACCTGGTAAGCTTTATCGATAAGTTCCGGGCCTACAAGGAAGCCCAGCTAGGCCTCATCGACATCAGCAGCCGCCTGCTGCAAGCCGAGCAGCAAGTCAATTTCGCCACCAACGCCAAAGTGTTTTAA
- a CDS encoding electron transfer flavoprotein subunit alpha/FixB family protein yields MSVLVVVECDKGEVKKSSLEVATYGAQLAAQLGTSATAIAVGEATDASLAKLGEQGITKVLYDKEPRLKDFVNNAYTKLIATAAQQEDAKAIVLANSNIGASVGSRLSIRLQASLATNVVELPKTDGGQFTVKRGAFSGKAFSDVALNGERKIIAVKKNSIEAQHEAGKTAEVVAFSAQLSDADFADAPKQVVMQDQAGGILLPEAERVVSGGRGMKGPENWHLIEDLAKALHAATACSKPVSDVDWRPHHEHVGQTGITVSPNLYIACGISGAIQHLAGVNSSKVIVVINKDPEAPFFKAADYGIVGDVFDVLPKLTAAVKELG; encoded by the coding sequence ATGTCAGTTTTAGTAGTAGTTGAATGCGATAAGGGCGAAGTAAAAAAATCTTCGCTCGAAGTGGCTACCTACGGCGCGCAGCTTGCCGCGCAGCTCGGTACCAGCGCCACGGCCATCGCCGTGGGCGAAGCCACCGACGCCAGCCTCGCCAAGCTTGGTGAGCAGGGCATCACGAAGGTGCTCTACGACAAGGAGCCGCGCCTGAAGGACTTCGTAAACAATGCCTACACCAAGCTCATTGCTACGGCCGCCCAGCAGGAAGATGCCAAGGCAATTGTACTGGCCAACAGTAACATCGGCGCCTCGGTGGGCTCGCGCCTGTCGATTCGGCTGCAAGCCTCCCTAGCCACCAACGTGGTTGAGTTGCCCAAAACCGACGGCGGCCAGTTCACGGTGAAGCGGGGCGCGTTTTCGGGCAAAGCATTCTCGGACGTGGCACTGAATGGTGAGCGCAAGATTATTGCCGTTAAAAAGAACTCTATCGAAGCCCAGCACGAGGCCGGCAAAACGGCCGAGGTAGTAGCGTTCTCCGCCCAGCTCAGCGACGCCGACTTTGCCGATGCGCCCAAGCAGGTGGTGATGCAGGACCAGGCCGGCGGCATCCTGCTGCCCGAAGCCGAGCGCGTAGTGAGCGGCGGCCGCGGCATGAAAGGCCCCGAGAACTGGCACCTTATTGAGGACCTGGCCAAAGCGCTGCACGCGGCCACTGCCTGCTCGAAGCCGGTGAGCGACGTAGACTGGCGCCCCCACCACGAGCACGTGGGTCAGACGGGCATTACGGTATCGCCCAACTTGTACATTGCCTGCGGCATTTCGGGCGCCATTCAGCACCTGGCCGGCGTCAATTCGTCGAAAGTGATTGTGGTCATCAATAAAGACCCGGAGGCACCGTTCTTCAAGGCGGCCGACTACGGTATTGTGGGCGACGTTTTCGACGTATTGCCCAAGCTGACGGCGGCCGTGAAGGAGCTCGGCTAG
- a CDS encoding electron transfer flavoprotein subunit beta/FixA family protein — MKFLVCISNVPDTTTKITFTPDNKEFNKAGVQFVINPWDEYALTRAIELKEANAGSTVTVLNVGEADTEPNIRKALAIGADDAIRVNAAPKDAFFVAEQIAAIAKEGAYDVILMGKESIDYNGFQVHGMVGELLGVPTVAPAMKLDMSGNTATLEREIEGGKEIVQVNTPFVASCQQPMCEPRIPNMRGIMTARTKPLKVVPATGNAARTQVNEYALPPKKQGVKLIDAANAGELIKLLRNEAKVI, encoded by the coding sequence ATGAAGTTTCTGGTTTGCATCTCCAACGTGCCCGACACGACCACCAAAATCACCTTTACGCCCGATAATAAGGAGTTTAATAAGGCCGGGGTGCAGTTCGTGATTAACCCCTGGGATGAATATGCCCTCACCCGCGCCATCGAGCTGAAAGAAGCCAACGCCGGCAGCACCGTAACGGTGCTCAACGTGGGCGAGGCCGATACGGAGCCCAATATCCGCAAGGCCCTGGCCATCGGCGCCGACGACGCTATCCGGGTAAATGCCGCGCCGAAAGATGCCTTTTTTGTGGCCGAGCAGATTGCGGCTATTGCCAAAGAAGGTGCCTACGACGTGATTCTGATGGGCAAGGAAAGCATTGACTACAATGGCTTTCAGGTGCACGGCATGGTTGGCGAGCTACTCGGCGTCCCGACCGTGGCGCCGGCCATGAAGCTCGATATGAGCGGCAACACCGCCACGCTGGAGCGCGAGATTGAGGGCGGCAAGGAGATTGTGCAAGTGAATACGCCCTTCGTGGCCTCGTGCCAGCAGCCCATGTGCGAGCCCCGCATCCCCAATATGCGCGGCATTATGACGGCCCGCACTAAACCCCTGAAAGTGGTGCCCGCTACCGGCAATGCCGCCCGCACCCAGGTTAATGAATACGCGCTGCCCCCCAAGAAACAGGGCGTGAAACTCATCGACGCCGCCAACGCCGGCGAGCTGATTAAGCTGCTTCGCAACGAAGCCAAAGTCATTTAA
- a CDS encoding response regulator transcription factor, with translation MATKILLVEDEPKVSAFIRRGLEEEGYEVEVAYDGAFGQRLALSHDFDLLILDVILPGQSGLAVLKAVRAQDQALPILMLTALGTTQDKLLGFDGGADDYLVKPFDFVELLARVRALTRRRDRRSVKGNQLSLADLTVDTAAKTVTRAGQPIKLTAREFNLLELLLRHQGRVLSRGEIAEHTWEDSFDTGSNVIDVYVNYLRNKVDKGYDKKLIHTVVGMGYVLREE, from the coding sequence ATGGCTACTAAAATTTTATTGGTCGAAGATGAGCCCAAGGTATCGGCTTTCATTCGGCGCGGGCTAGAAGAGGAAGGCTACGAAGTTGAGGTGGCCTACGACGGCGCCTTTGGCCAGCGGCTAGCCCTAAGCCATGATTTCGACCTGCTCATCCTCGACGTAATCCTGCCCGGCCAGAGCGGGCTGGCAGTGCTGAAAGCCGTGCGCGCCCAGGACCAGGCCCTGCCCATCCTCATGCTCACCGCGCTGGGCACTACCCAGGATAAGCTGCTGGGCTTCGACGGTGGCGCCGACGATTACCTCGTCAAGCCCTTCGATTTTGTGGAGCTGCTGGCTAGGGTGCGCGCCCTCACGCGCCGCCGCGACCGCCGCTCGGTGAAAGGCAACCAGCTCAGCCTGGCCGACCTGACGGTGGATACGGCCGCCAAAACCGTGACCCGCGCTGGCCAGCCCATCAAGCTCACCGCCCGCGAGTTCAACCTGCTCGAACTGCTGCTGCGCCACCAGGGCCGGGTGCTGAGCCGGGGCGAAATCGCGGAGCACACCTGGGAAGACTCCTTCGACACGGGCTCCAACGTGATTGACGTGTACGTGAATTACCTGCGTAATAAGGTAGACAAGGGATATGATAAAAAGTTGATTCACACGGTAGTGGGTATGGGCTACGTGCTCCGGGAAGAATAG